In Patescibacteria group bacterium, the following proteins share a genomic window:
- a CDS encoding aminoglycoside phosphotransferase family protein, with amino-acid sequence MNKIYNLLDEQLVADLFRKKVLPLYPAFRSIEKITINPIKKNIWNKAYHVVFEYETIFKKNSGETVKLLIYTSAHSAEPRKNVFTALSFLWDSSFSDGNFTIPRPLFFESEYNAVFYRGVRGKNLYYYIQSKNFAEIESLVKKTALWLAKLHRLPAGAAQNFNEINSRVETIIPGRKETLNLIRDRYPDQLASVAKCYEAIIGREEKHLDETKARCLIHGDAHSENVIRVSEEKIAMIDFTDICLGDFARDLGAFIQQLEYKCRKKFEDGGYIEKLKKIFLDAYLHETNLKLTPDLAERIKTYYYWTSFRTAIFLFLFHNPQPQKAKELLAKTMAGLDIN; translated from the coding sequence ATGAACAAGATTTACAATTTGCTGGACGAGCAATTAGTGGCCGATTTATTTAGAAAAAAAGTTCTGCCGCTTTATCCGGCTTTTCGGTCAATCGAAAAAATTACTATCAATCCGATTAAAAAAAATATCTGGAATAAAGCTTATCATGTTGTCTTTGAATACGAGACAATTTTCAAAAAAAATAGCGGGGAAACGGTAAAACTGCTTATTTACACGTCGGCGCATAGCGCGGAACCGAGAAAAAATGTTTTTACGGCTTTATCTTTTTTATGGGACTCCAGTTTCTCCGACGGCAATTTCACTATTCCCCGGCCGCTTTTTTTCGAGTCCGAGTATAACGCTGTTTTTTACCGCGGAGTCAGGGGAAAAAACCTTTACTATTACATTCAATCCAAAAATTTTGCCGAAATCGAAAGCCTGGTCAAAAAGACCGCCCTTTGGCTGGCTAAGCTCCACCGCCTTCCAGCCGGGGCGGCCCAGAATTTCAACGAAATAAACAGCCGGGTGGAAACTATAATCCCGGGGCGGAAAGAAACGCTAAATTTAATTCGCGACCGTTACCCGGACCAGCTGGCTTCAGTAGCCAAATGCTACGAGGCAATAATAGGGCGCGAGGAAAAACATCTGGATGAGACAAAAGCCAGGTGCCTAATCCATGGGGACGCCCATTCAGAGAACGTTATCCGGGTCAGTGAAGAAAAAATCGCCATGATCGATTTTACTGATATCTGCCTGGGCGATTTCGCCCGCGACTTGGGCGCGTTTATCCAACAGCTCGAATATAAGTGCCGGAAAAAATTCGAGGACGGCGGATATATTGAAAAGCTAAAAAAAATATTTCTCGACGCCTATCTTCATGAAACGAACCTTAAATTAACGCCTGATTTAGCGGAAAGGATAAAAACTTATTATTATTGGACCAGTTTTCGAACCGCGATTTTCCTTTTCCTTTTCCATAACCCCCAGCCCCAAAAAGCCAAAGAGCTCTTAGCTAAAACGATGGCCGGACTGGATATTAACTAA
- a CDS encoding methyltransferase domain-containing protein produces MAVDTRIYDQRFFDRTLKLEESSAKAVVNILIKRFRPKSVIDIGCGIGIYLKEFEKKGIGISGYDGAPAAIKNSLVGDKIKYHDLVKPLRLSRKFDLCLCVEVAEHLPETCENTLINSLVRLSDTLIYTAATPGQGDLLIGHINERPHAYWKKKLKASGFTYKTKLTGVVRKEMAEKKAVWWVAKNLMVFQKNEKNITR; encoded by the coding sequence ATGGCAGTTGATACCCGTATTTATGACCAGCGTTTTTTTGACCGGACTCTAAAGCTTGAGGAGTCTTCGGCTAAAGCCGTGGTTAATATTCTAATTAAGCGCTTCCGGCCTAAATCAGTTATCGACATCGGCTGCGGAATCGGGATTTATTTGAAGGAATTCGAAAAAAAAGGAATTGGAATATCGGGCTATGATGGCGCTCCGGCGGCAATAAAAAATTCACTAGTTGGCGATAAAATTAAATATCACGACCTTGTCAAACCCCTTAGATTAAGCCGAAAATTCGATCTTTGCCTTTGCGTCGAAGTAGCCGAACATTTGCCCGAAACTTGCGAAAACACCTTGATAAACAGCCTGGTCCGGCTTTCAGACACGCTTATTTATACCGCCGCCACGCCCGGCCAGGGAGACCTGTTAATCGGGCATATTAACGAAAGGCCGCATGCCTACTGGAAAAAAAAACTTAAGGCTAGCGGCTTCACGTATAAGACAAAGCTCACCGGAGTGGTCCGGAAAGAAATGGCGGAGAAAAAAGCGGTTTGGTGGGTAGCTAAAAATTTAATGGTATTCCAAAAAAATGAAAAAAACATCACCCGTTAA
- a CDS encoding glycogen/starch synthase → MKKTSPVKNSRRIKILFLSAEIAPLAKVGGLADVLGALPKALDKDVCEIRMCLPFYGCIDIKKYPVKLITNNLSVHLNNKKEKFSLYNTYLPGTRIPVYLIKHYFFSSKKIYMSEKKNNESVNVRRFAFFTRASLKAMEFLFFQPGIIHAHDWHTALAPDMIKDRKKINRFYSRTKILYTIHNLANQGKTGGKNFMAEGILGANLVNTVSPAYAKEILTHEFGAGLEKKLQKKKKSLSGILNGIDTAEYNPQIDPLVRYHFTSGSIREKIKNKLFLQKKLGWKPDKKILLAGVVTRLTGQKGIELFTEKLISQVNSIKKPWQIVFLGTGEKKYEKQLKNLAKKYPKNIKTLIRFDEKLARQIYAGSDLFLVPSKFEPCGLTQMIAMRYGSIPIVRATGGLKDTVNPGVGFSFKNYTSEALAHALIKALDRYYNKPGLWKKLQLNGMKKDFSWKKSAGEYLKLYKKLT, encoded by the coding sequence ATGAAAAAAACATCACCCGTTAAAAACAGCCGGCGGATTAAAATCCTTTTTCTTTCAGCCGAAATCGCGCCTTTGGCCAAAGTCGGCGGATTGGCTGACGTTTTGGGCGCCCTGCCTAAGGCTCTAGACAAAGACGTCTGCGAGATTAGGATGTGTCTGCCCTTTTACGGCTGTATTGATATAAAAAAATATCCGGTTAAACTCATTACTAACAATTTATCCGTTCATCTTAATAATAAGAAAGAAAAATTTTCCCTCTATAATACGTATCTTCCGGGAACGAGAATTCCTGTATACTTGATCAAGCATTATTTTTTTTCTTCCAAAAAAATTTATATGTCAGAGAAGAAAAATAATGAGTCGGTAAACGTTCGGCGTTTTGCCTTTTTCACCCGCGCCTCGCTCAAAGCCATGGAATTTTTATTCTTCCAGCCCGGGATCATTCACGCCCATGACTGGCATACTGCCTTGGCTCCGGACATGATTAAAGACAGAAAAAAAATTAACCGCTTCTATAGCCGTACAAAAATTTTGTACACCATCCACAACCTGGCGAATCAGGGAAAAACCGGCGGAAAAAATTTCATGGCCGAAGGCATACTCGGAGCCAATCTCGTAAACACAGTTAGCCCGGCTTATGCCAAAGAAATTTTAACCCATGAATTCGGTGCCGGGCTGGAAAAAAAACTGCAAAAAAAGAAAAAATCCCTTTCCGGAATTTTAAACGGAATTGATACGGCCGAATATAACCCGCAAATAGACCCGCTTGTCCGATACCATTTCACGTCAGGTTCCATCCGCGAAAAAATAAAAAATAAATTATTTTTGCAGAAAAAACTCGGCTGGAAACCGGATAAAAAAATCCTTTTAGCCGGCGTCGTAACGCGGTTGACCGGGCAAAAAGGCATTGAACTTTTTACCGAGAAGCTAATCAGTCAGGTTAATTCCATAAAAAAGCCCTGGCAGATTGTATTTTTAGGGACCGGAGAAAAAAAATACGAAAAACAGCTAAAAAATCTGGCGAAAAAATACCCGAAAAATATAAAAACCCTGATTCGTTTTGATGAAAAGCTGGCCCGCCAAATCTACGCCGGCTCGGACCTGTTCTTAGTCCCGTCAAAATTCGAGCCTTGCGGCTTAACCCAGATGATTGCAATGCGTTATGGCAGTATTCCAATAGTCCGCGCCACCGGCGGACTAAAAGATACCGTTAATCCCGGCGTGGGATTTAGCTTTAAGAATTATACGTCCGAAGCCCTGGCCCACGCCTTGATTAAAGCTTTGGACAGGTACTATAATAAACCAGGCCTGTGGAAAAAATTACAGCTTAACGGCATGAAAAAAGATTTTTCCTGGAAAAAATCGGCTGGTGAGTATTTGAAATTATACAAAAAACTAACATGA
- the tsaD gene encoding tRNA (adenosine(37)-N6)-threonylcarbamoyltransferase complex transferase subunit TsaD: MKILGIETSCDETAASVAEGKGEKVTILSNIIASQIGIFKKYGGVIPEVAAREHVLKILPVINEALAKAKIKRPDALAVTIGPGLVTSLMVGVETAKTLAYAWKLPLVAVNHIEGHIYANFINNPNIKFPALILTVSGGHTQLVLMKAHGKYKTIGETRDDAAGEAFDKAAQIMGVGYPGGPIIAKLAEKAKTTTPIKFTKPQTALTHGRGPGDIHLPRPMIDSPNFEFSFSGLKTALLYQIKKDPDWKNKIPEYCHEFQQATVDVLIHKTLKAAKANQTKTIMLAGGVSANIELRKQMGEAIKKQLPQTKLHIPELKYTTDNAAMIASAGYFRAKRKAYTRFDKIKTEPNLPLK; this comes from the coding sequence ATGAAAATATTAGGCATTGAAACGAGTTGCGATGAAACCGCCGCCTCGGTAGCCGAGGGAAAGGGTGAAAAAGTTACCATTCTCTCAAATATCATCGCATCGCAAATCGGCATATTTAAAAAATACGGCGGCGTTATTCCGGAAGTGGCGGCGCGGGAACATGTCCTAAAAATATTGCCAGTTATAAACGAAGCTTTGGCTAAGGCGAAAATAAAAAGGCCGGACGCTTTAGCGGTTACTATTGGCCCGGGATTAGTTACATCCTTAATGGTTGGCGTCGAAACCGCTAAAACTTTAGCCTATGCCTGGAAATTGCCCTTGGTAGCGGTTAACCACATTGAAGGACATATTTACGCCAACTTCATCAACAACCCTAATATCAAATTTCCAGCCTTAATACTTACCGTATCCGGCGGGCACACGCAGTTGGTTTTAATGAAAGCTCACGGGAAATATAAAACCATTGGCGAGACCCGGGACGACGCGGCCGGCGAAGCCTTTGACAAAGCCGCGCAGATTATGGGCGTCGGCTACCCTGGCGGTCCAATAATTGCCAAGCTAGCGGAAAAAGCAAAAACCACGACACCGATTAAGTTTACTAAACCCCAGACCGCGCTTACTCATGGCAGAGGACCAGGCGACATCCATCTTCCCCGTCCGATGATTGATTCGCCGAATTTTGAATTTTCCTTTTCCGGATTAAAAACGGCACTCCTCTATCAGATTAAAAAAGATCCGGATTGGAAAAATAAAATTCCTGAATACTGCCATGAATTCCAGCAGGCGACGGTGGACGTACTTATCCATAAAACACTCAAGGCCGCAAAAGCCAACCAGACAAAAACCATAATGCTGGCCGGCGGAGTGTCCGCGAATATTGAATTAAGAAAACAAATGGGCGAAGCCATAAAAAAACAGTTGCCGCAAACTAAATTGCACATCCCGGAACTTAAATACACGACCGATAATGCCGCCATGATCGCTTCGGCCGGATATTTCCGGGCTAAGAGGAAAGCCTATACCCGCTTTGATAAGATAAAAACCGAGCCCAATCTTCCTCTGAAATAG
- a CDS encoding ribonuclease J has protein sequence MITKYKPASRPGHPGREAKPKRTGFSKDPAARKMGFPFRGAETGTETARPVISTGRLATPPAFAGSKTAEAEKLKIIVLGGLEEVGRNMTLIEYDKEIIIIDMGLQFPEEDMPGIDYIIPNTAYLEDKLDWIKGVIITHGHMDHIGAIPHLMGKIGNPPMFMGKLTAGLVRNRVQEYRDCPVLNIQEIDEKDHVRMGKSFMVEFLRVNHSIPDSFAVIITTPVGKIVHTGDFKIDYSPVNDKPADLNRIAQIGGAGILLLMADSTDSTHPGYQVSESSIGDEMGKIFEKTDGRIIIGTFASQISRVQKIFDIAERFGKRIFLQGRSMNTNVEVAHQIGYLKFNPRTLINNENELRKIPDNKVIVLGTGAQGESNAFLMRVVNGEHRSVHLQEGDTVIFSSSVIPGNERTIQSLKDMIVRQGARVIHYEMMDVHAGGHAKQEDLKLMMRLFKPEYFMPIEGNHFMLRAHADLAEQVGISKEKIFVADNGQVAEFSKSREGATVGKLTNNKVVTDHVMVDGLGVGDVSNIVLRDRRVMAEDGMIVIIATIDSSTGDIIGNPDIISRGFVYMKENKELIEKTRMKVKKMVKSLDASTPADDDYLKNKIRNEIGSFLFGQTKRRPMVLPVVIRV, from the coding sequence ATGATTACAAAGTACAAACCAGCTTCCCGCCCGGGACACCCGGGAAGGGAAGCTAAACCGAAGCGTACCGGTTTTTCCAAAGATCCGGCCGCAAGAAAGATGGGCTTTCCTTTCCGGGGTGCAGAAACCGGAACAGAAACGGCCCGGCCGGTGATATCAACCGGACGGTTAGCTACCCCGCCGGCCTTCGCAGGAAGCAAAACGGCCGAAGCGGAAAAATTAAAGATTATCGTTCTCGGCGGCCTGGAAGAAGTCGGCCGGAACATGACCTTAATCGAATATGATAAGGAAATTATCATTATCGACATGGGACTCCAGTTTCCGGAAGAAGACATGCCGGGAATCGATTACATTATTCCTAATACCGCCTACTTGGAAGACAAGCTGGATTGGATTAAGGGGGTAATCATCACCCACGGGCATATGGACCATATCGGCGCCATTCCCCATTTAATGGGTAAAATCGGCAACCCGCCGATGTTTATGGGCAAGTTAACGGCTGGCTTGGTCAGAAACCGGGTTCAGGAATACAGGGATTGCCCAGTCTTAAATATCCAGGAAATCGACGAGAAAGACCATGTCCGGATGGGCAAAAGCTTTATGGTGGAGTTCCTTAGGGTAAACCATTCCATCCCGGATTCTTTTGCCGTGATTATTACCACTCCGGTCGGTAAAATCGTCCATACCGGCGACTTTAAGATTGATTACTCGCCGGTCAACGACAAGCCGGCGGATTTAAACCGGATCGCCCAAATCGGCGGCGCGGGCATCCTGCTTTTGATGGCTGACTCGACCGACTCCACCCACCCGGGCTACCAGGTCTCTGAATCTTCCATCGGCGACGAAATGGGAAAGATTTTCGAGAAAACCGACGGCCGGATTATTATCGGCACCTTTGCCTCGCAAATCAGCCGCGTCCAAAAAATATTTGATATCGCCGAAAGATTCGGGAAGCGGATTTTTCTCCAGGGGCGGTCAATGAATACGAACGTGGAAGTGGCCCACCAAATTGGCTACCTTAAATTCAATCCGCGAACACTGATAAACAACGAAAATGAACTGCGAAAAATCCCGGACAACAAAGTGATTGTCCTTGGAACCGGCGCCCAGGGCGAATCGAACGCCTTCTTGATGCGGGTCGTTAACGGCGAACACCGGTCAGTCCATTTGCAAGAAGGGGATACGGTTATCTTTTCTTCCTCGGTCATTCCAGGTAACGAACGGACCATCCAATCTTTAAAGGATATGATTGTAAGACAAGGCGCCAGGGTTATCCATTACGAAATGATGGACGTCCACGCCGGCGGCCACGCCAAGCAGGAAGATTTGAAGCTCATGATGCGGCTCTTTAAGCCGGAATACTTCATGCCGATTGAAGGCAACCACTTCATGCTCCGGGCCCACGCCGATTTAGCCGAGCAGGTAGGAATCTCCAAAGAAAAAATATTCGTCGCCGACAACGGCCAGGTGGCTGAATTTTCAAAGTCCCGGGAAGGGGCTACGGTCGGAAAGCTGACTAATAATAAGGTGGTAACGGATCACGTAATGGTGGACGGGCTCGGCGTCGGAGACGTATCTAACATCGTGCTCCGCGACCGGCGGGTTATGGCCGAGGACGGCATGATCGTAATTATCGCCACTATCGATTCTTCAACCGGCGATATTATCGGCAACCCGGACATAATTTCCCGCGGCTTTGTTTATATGAAAGAAAACAAGGAATTGATTGAAAAGACCCGGATGAAAGTGAAAAAGATGGTAAAATCTTTAGACGCTTCCACTCCGGCCGACGATGATTATCTGAAAAATAAAATTCGGAACGAAATCGGCTCATTTCTTTTCGGCCAGACTAAAAGAAGGCCGATGGTTTTACCGGTGGTGATCAGGGTATAA
- a CDS encoding peptide ABC transporter substrate-binding protein: MDSKNSKSSSFFIRIASLISLGRFKNFFNRGLFKKFGSIKRDEIDKRLVYSLSPSKIPTLKQVKYLKMFLSPRESFIMKICLGVIILNFSFLGIRFYQNHLKTVPETGGEYREGLVGTPKYLNPLFSSLNDVDSDISQLVFSSLFKRDREGKLAGDLVESYKTSPDGKTYDLKIRPNIKWHDKENLTVDDIVFTFSAIKYSEYKSSLYSSFGGVELQKVDDQNIRFTLTESYAAFLDLLTFGIIPQRLWEQIPPSSARLAELNLKPIGSGPYKFKSLVKDKNGNIRAINLILNPDYYGPKAYIKEVDFYFYPAYEEMVSALNDNQIDGINYLPKSMKSNIVAAGSYNFNKLVLPQLTAVFFNPANNGILADKKVRQALNYALPKEKLVNEILGKDDYNLIYSPISSDSPYYFSEIKKYENNLAEAEKLLKDAEWQSGELNDEAIKKAQEDLNSKDADAKAKAETIIAMGKGKWLLNKSGKYFILRLTTVDVEENSKTAQFIKESWEKIGVKVEVQLLPVEEIQNLVKNKDYEALLYGITQGADPDPYAYWHSSQAEKGLNIANYSNKTVDALLEDARATLNAGVRKDKYKKFQEIIADDVPAIFLYSPIYDYIQSKSIKNYGVIKIYAPADRLSDINEWYIKTNKKIVW, translated from the coding sequence GTGGACTCTAAAAATTCGAAAAGCTCTAGTTTTTTTATAAGAATCGCGTCCCTTATCTCCCTGGGTAGGTTTAAAAATTTCTTTAATCGGGGGCTCTTCAAAAAGTTCGGCTCCATAAAAAGGGACGAAATCGACAAACGGCTCGTTTATTCTTTGTCCCCTTCAAAAATACCGACTCTCAAGCAGGTTAAATATTTAAAAATGTTTTTAAGCCCGCGCGAATCGTTCATAATGAAGATCTGCCTGGGCGTAATTATTTTAAACTTTTCTTTTTTGGGAATCCGCTTTTACCAAAATCATTTAAAAACCGTTCCCGAAACCGGAGGCGAATATCGGGAAGGGCTGGTCGGAACGCCGAAATATTTGAATCCGCTTTTTTCCTCCTTAAACGATGTTGATTCGGATATCAGCCAGCTGGTTTTCTCCTCGTTATTTAAAAGAGACCGGGAGGGGAAATTGGCCGGAGACCTGGTTGAAAGCTATAAAACAAGTCCGGACGGAAAAACTTACGATTTGAAAATCAGGCCGAACATCAAATGGCATGATAAAGAGAATTTAACGGTAGACGATATTGTTTTTACGTTTTCCGCGATAAAATACAGTGAATACAAATCTTCGCTTTATTCAAGTTTCGGAGGAGTTGAGCTTCAAAAAGTTGACGACCAAAATATCCGCTTTACTTTGACCGAATCTTATGCCGCGTTTTTAGACCTTTTAACTTTCGGCATTATTCCCCAAAGGCTTTGGGAGCAAATTCCGCCCAGTTCGGCGCGGCTGGCTGAATTGAACTTAAAACCGATTGGTTCCGGGCCTTATAAATTCAAATCCCTGGTTAAAGACAAAAATGGGAATATCCGGGCCATTAATTTAATCCTTAATCCGGATTATTACGGCCCCAAGGCTTATATTAAAGAAGTTGATTTTTATTTCTATCCGGCTTACGAAGAAATGGTCTCGGCTCTAAACGACAACCAGATTGACGGGATAAATTATCTGCCCAAGAGCATGAAATCTAATATTGTCGCCGCCGGCTCCTATAATTTCAACAAGCTCGTACTTCCCCAATTGACCGCCGTTTTTTTCAACCCGGCCAATAATGGGATTTTAGCCGATAAAAAGGTTAGGCAAGCCCTTAATTACGCGCTTCCTAAAGAAAAGCTCGTTAATGAAATTTTGGGGAAAGACGATTATAATTTAATATACTCGCCGATTTCATCCGACAGCCCTTACTATTTTTCCGAGATTAAAAAGTACGAAAATAATTTGGCTGAAGCCGAGAAACTTTTAAAGGATGCCGAATGGCAGTCGGGCGAATTAAATGATGAGGCGATAAAGAAGGCCCAGGAAGATTTAAATTCAAAAGACGCGGACGCCAAAGCTAAGGCCGAAACGATTATCGCGATGGGCAAAGGAAAATGGCTTTTAAATAAGAGCGGCAAATATTTTATCTTAAGGCTTACGACCGTTGATGTCGAGGAAAATTCTAAAACAGCGCAGTTTATAAAAGAAAGTTGGGAGAAAATCGGGGTGAAAGTTGAAGTCCAGCTGTTGCCGGTCGAAGAAATCCAAAATTTGGTGAAAAACAAGGATTATGAGGCGCTCCTTTACGGAATTACCCAAGGCGCCGACCCCGACCCCTACGCTTACTGGCATTCATCCCAGGCGGAGAAAGGGCTGAATATCGCCAACTACAGCAATAAGACCGTGGACGCGCTATTGGAAGACGCGCGAGCGACCCTAAACGCCGGCGTCAGAAAGGATAAATACAAAAAATTCCAGGAGATTATCGCTGATGACGTCCCGGCCATTTTTCTTTATTCCCCGATATACGATTATATTCAAAGCAAGAGCATTAAAAATTACGGGGTTATAAAGATATACGCGCCGGCGGACCGGCTTTCCGATATTAACGAATGGTATATAAAAACGAATAAGAAAATAGTCTGGTAA
- the secG gene encoding preprotein translocase subunit SecG, translating into MKFLQIVQPIIAILLMAAILLQNRESGLSGVFGGSGTVYRTKRGVERILFISTIVLAALFIGVGILNMFLGKA; encoded by the coding sequence ATGAAATTTCTTCAAATAGTCCAGCCCATAATCGCCATCCTGCTAATGGCGGCCATTCTTCTTCAAAACAGGGAATCGGGGCTTTCGGGAGTTTTCGGCGGTTCAGGGACTGTTTACCGCACCAAACGGGGGGTGGAAAGAATACTTTTTATTTCGACTATCGTCTTGGCCGCGCTTTTCATTGGGGTCGGAATCCTTAATATGTTCCTTGGCAAGGCCTAA
- the rplT gene encoding 50S ribosomal protein L20: protein MPRVKRAKIHLKKRRKVLSRTKGYKWRRKNTIKQAKEAVVKAGVHSYIDRRKKKRDMRGLWQIRIGAMARNYGLSYSKFIHALKEKNIGLDRKILADLAVNDKKVFEKIIEKVKA, encoded by the coding sequence ATGCCTAGAGTAAAACGCGCGAAAATTCACTTGAAGAAAAGAAGAAAAGTCTTATCCAGGACCAAAGGTTATAAATGGAGAAGAAAGAATACTATCAAACAAGCCAAGGAAGCCGTAGTTAAAGCCGGCGTCCATTCGTATATTGACCGGAGAAAGAAGAAGCGGGATATGCGCGGCCTTTGGCAGATAAGAATCGGGGCGATGGCAAGAAATTACGGATTAAGCTATTCCAAATTTATCCACGCCTTAAAAGAAAAAAATATCGGCTTGGACCGGAAAATTTTAGCCGATTTGGCGGTCAACGACAAAAAAGTTTTTGAAAAAATAATCGAAAAGGTGAAAGCTTAA